Proteins encoded within one genomic window of Esox lucius isolate fEsoLuc1 chromosome 12, fEsoLuc1.pri, whole genome shotgun sequence:
- the LOC105026337 gene encoding charged multivesicular body protein 4b, with product MSVFGKLFGGGGKAGKGPTAQEAIQKLRETEEMLTKKQEFLEKKIDHELTTAKKNGTKNKRAALQALKRKKQYEKQLAQIDGTLSTIEFQREALENANTNTEVLKNMGFAAKAMKSAHENMDIDKVDDLMQDITEQQELAQEISDAISKPVGFGEEFDEDELLAELDELEQEELDKHLLEIGGSENVPLPNVPSTSLPSRHVKKKEDEDEDDMNDLQRWAMEAL from the exons ATGTCCGTGTTTGGGAAGCTGTTTGGCGGTGGAGGCAAAGCCGGCAAAGGGCCAACTGCACAAGAAGCAATTCAGAAACTCCGAGAAACAGAGGAAATGTTAACGAAGAAACAGGAATTTCTAGAGAAAAAGATTGACCATGAACTCACAACTGCAAAGAAAAACGGCACCAAAAACAAACGAG CGGCCCTGCAGGCCTTGAAAAGGAAGAAGCAGTATGAGAAGCAGCTTGCCCAGATTGATGGCACGTTGTCCACCATTGAGTTCCAGAGAGAGGCGCTGGAAAATGCCAACACCAACACTGAAGTGCTCAAGAACATGGGCTTTGCCGCCAAGGCAATGAAGTCTGCCCATGAAAACAT GGACATAGACAAAGTAGATGATTTAATGCAAGACATCACAGAGCAGCAGGAGCTGGCGCAGGAGATCTCTGATGCCATTTCCAAACCTGTAGGCTTTGGAGAGGAGTTTGATGAG GATGAACTCCTGGCAGAGTTGGATGAGCTGGAACAAGAGGAATTGGACAAGCACTTGCTTGAAATTGGTGGTTCAGAAAATGTCCCTCTACCCAATGTGCCTTCTACTTCATTACCCTCCAGACATG tcaAGAAGAAGGAGGATGAAGATGAGGATGACATGAATGACTTACAGCGCTGGGCGATGGAGGCCTTGTAG